From one Solanum stenotomum isolate F172 chromosome 12, ASM1918654v1, whole genome shotgun sequence genomic stretch:
- the LOC125849007 gene encoding uncharacterized protein LOC125849007, with protein MLKRLLFQASTQRRSLFGASAPLSRCRQYSSSPASTSQSSNSTSVEHLEDREVSTTPPSAAISIDRSGLYNPPEHSHEPSSGTELVKHLKSIIKFRGGPISVAEYMEEVLTNPKAGFYINRDVFGAEGDFITSPEVSQMFGEMVGVWAMCLWEQMGQPNKINLVELGPGRGTLLADLLRGASKFRNFTDSLHIHMVECSPTLKKLQYQNLMCINKNDTDGDAEEHIISRLTGTSVSWHATLEQVPAGIPTIIIAHEFYDALPVHQFQRASRGWCEKMVDVAENSMFQFVLSKQPTPATLYLLKRFKWAENEDIGKLEQVEVCPKAMELTQEIAKRIGSDGGGALIIDYGLNGIVSDSLQAIRKHGFVNILDNPGTADLSAYVDFAAIRHSAEEASDDVTVNGPMTQSQFLGSLGINFRVEALMENCTDEQADSLRTGYWRLVGEGEAPFWEGPEGQAPIGMGTRYLAMTIVNKKQGVPIPFQ; from the exons ATGTTAAAAAGATTACTATTCCAGGCTTCAACTCAGCGTCGTTCGCTGTTTGGTGCTTCCGCACCACTCTCACGGTGTCGTCAATATTCTTCTTCTCCTGCATCAACTTCCCAATCTTCTAACAGTACTTCTGTCGAACACTTGGAGGACAGAGAAGTTAGTACCACTCCCCCTTCTGCAGCAATCTCCATTGACCGATCCGGCTTATATAATCCTCCCG AGCATTCCCATGAACCGTCATCGGGTACCGAGCTTGTTAAGCATCTTAAGAGCATCATCAAG TTCAGAGGCGGGCCCATCTCAGTTGCCGAATATATGGAGGAAGTCTTGACTAACCCAAAGGCAGGATTCTATATTAATCGCGATGTGTTTGGCGCAGAAGGTGATTTTATTACCTCTCCTGAAGTAAGCCAGATGTTTGGAGAG atGGTTGGTGTTTGGGCCATGTGTCTTTGGGAGCAAATGGGGCAACCGAATAAAATAAATCTTGTAGAGCTGGGACCAGGACGAGGAACTCTCTTAGCTGATCTTCTACGT GGTGCATCAAAATTTAGGAACTTCACAGATTCTTTGCACATACACATGGTTGAATGTAGTCCAACTCTAAAGAAACTCCAATATCAGAACTTGATGTGTATAAACAAGAATGATACAGATGGAGATGCAGAGGAACACATTATAAGCAGGTTGACTGGGACCAGTGTATCATGGCATGCCACCCTGGAGCAAGTTCCGGCAGGAA TACCTACAATCATTATTGCCCATGAATTTTACGATGCCTTACCTGTTCATCAGTTTCAG AGAGCATCTCGAGGTTGGTGTGAGAAAATGGTTGATGTTGCTGAAAATTCAAT GTTTCAGTTTGTTTTATCTAAACAGCCAACTCCTGCAACTCTGTATCTTCTGAAGCGCTTCAAATGGGCTGAGAATGAAGATATAGGCAAGCTTGAACAAGTTGAGGTTTGCCCCAAAGCAATGGAGTTGACTCAAGAAATTGCTAAAAGAATTGGCTCAGATGGTGGCGGGGCACTCATTATTGATTATGGTCTAAATGGAATAGTGTCAGACAGTCTTCAG GCTATCCGAAAACATGGATTTGTTAATATACTTGATAATCCTGGAACTGCTGATCTTAGTGCTTATGTTGACTTTGCTGCAATCAGGCACTCTGCAGAGGAAGCTTCAG ATGATGTGACTGTGAATGGCCCAATGACTCAGTCTCAGTTTCTTGGATCACTTGGAATAAATTTCAGGGTTGAGGCATTGATGGAGAACTGCACAGATGAGCAGGCTGATTCTTTAAGAACAGGTTACTGGCGTTTGGTGGGTGAAGGCGAGGCCCCATTCTGGGAGGGTCCTGAGGGGCAGGCACCTATTGGGATGGGGACCAGATATTTGGCAATGACAATTGTGAACAAGAAGCAAGGAGTACCTATTCCATTTCAATGA
- the LOC125847861 gene encoding thioredoxin H2: protein MGSYISSFLGGGEAQAATEVSGSPSEPSRVIAFHSSNRWQLHFNSSKQLNKLIVVDFAAAWCGPCKFMEPVINAMASKYTDVDFVKIDVDELSDVAKEFGVQAMPTFLLLKQGKEVERVVGAKKDELEKKILKHREAPKYAA from the exons ATGGGGTCGTATATTTCAAGTTTTCTCGGTGGAGGTGAAGCACAGGCAGCTACGGAAGTGTCAGGATCGCCGTCAGAGCCGTCGCGTGTGATTGCTTTTCATTCCTCCAATCGGTGGCAACTTCACTTCAACTCCTCCAAGCAATTGAATAAACTG ATAGTTGTGGATTTTGCTGCTGCATGGTGCGGGCCTTGCAAGTTCATGGAGCCGGTTATTAACGCCATGGCTTCCAAGTATACCGATGTTGACTTCGTCAAAATTGACGTCGATGAGCTTTCG GATGTAGCGAAAGAGTTCGGAGTTCAAGCTATGCCGACATTTTTGCTGCTGAAGCAAGGCAAGGAAGTAGAGAGAGTTGTTGGGGCTAAGAAAGATGAGCTCGAGAAAAAGATTCTCAAGCACAGGGAAGCCCCTAAATATGCTGCTTAG